Part of the Lycium ferocissimum isolate CSIRO_LF1 chromosome 6, AGI_CSIRO_Lferr_CH_V1, whole genome shotgun sequence genome, tcaatttgtaaactaattaaataaataatgaattgTCTATTATATCAGGTTTATAGTATAAAAAATTGCTATGATCAACATATGTAACTtaaatctttcttatttttaagttttgaaaGAGGTCAGAAATAGCAGGTAgaaatttttaagtcaactataaCATAAATTAGAGTTAGCTTCAAGCTGGCATCTGACAAAAGGTTAATGCCTTGAGTCATTTTACTGTAGTCCTTTTTTCTTCTGAAACAAGTAGTGTAACTTTCATTTAATAATACGAAAGTCAAGTATGGACAAATATGTAATCCAGTACTAAGATTTATTCATTTATCTatattttagcttaaaaaaaagtCCAAATAGAAACTGCAGATGGAGAGATCGTGCGTGAATAAATTATCACATGAACAAATCTTAATTCACAGAATACGAcggatccaaaaaaaaattcaatgatTGCCCAGCTCTATTTCAAAAAGTCAAAAACTATTATCCAATAATTATGTTGTATGAAATGATAAGGTGGTATTTGGAGTtggttttaatttatttttaataatatttttgggaaatttgtgTGTTTGGATtacttttaagaaaatattattcaaaatacatgtttttctattatatataagtgtgatgGGAGGACTAACCCAGCTTTAAcaacttgtaccaaaagctttataaattgtacacgcaatgaatgcttatactaaaagctatataacttgtacattttaacaaactatttttttattccacatagatatatgtcatagtacttaatatttattctcttctcatgtatacacgtatgcacttatttatttcctccgtgcacttttacttgttcacttttgatttttcacgttctttaagaattaataaatcccacatagacatatgttatagtactgaatatttattctcttctcatgtatagacgtatgcacttcaattttaactCTTCGACAcgtatttatttcctccgtgcacttttacttgttcactgttgacttttcacattcttgctgaatatttatcttcttctcatgtatacatatatgcacttcaattttaattctctgacacatatttatttcctccatgcacttttacttgttcattttagaCTCTTCACggtctttaagaattaataataaagtactcccttcgtcccatattacatGGCCACATTATTgtacttgacttttcacattctttaagaattaactaataaatgaagtactcccttcgtcccatattacttggttgcattactaaaaatatatgtctatttttctattctatattttctttattatatataaacgccCAAGGTAGACGAACACAGCAACAATAAGTGGTACAAAAaacaactgaaattgtactctaagcagaAACtgacatgtgtacatttcaaaagttgaacattaattctacctcttgtgtgtttactttttaagtccccatGGGTCCGCAGTGtcttaattgtcctttcatttccttcatttggcatatacttcCTCTGTCTCAATTAAGTGTCTACGTCTAACTAGACACGgcgtttaaaaaataaagatagactttcaaatcttgtgattttaaattaaaaatgtgtataatataacaaaatatcttttgaatcttgtgattataaacttgacatgtaggatatttgaattgtcaacttactaaatataaaaagaggcggacataaccaagataaaacaattttttttattatttaacaacaaacgcccatggtggacgaacacaacaataataagttgtacaaaaagcaactgaaattgtactctaaatcgggactaacatgtgtacatttcagaagtttaacattaatactacctcttgtgtgtttactttttaagtccccatgtttactttttaagtccgcACGTATCCGCAGTGTCTCAATtattctttcatttccttcatttggcatatactccctctgtctcaatttaagtgtctatgtttgactagacacggagtttaagaaataaagatagacttttgaatcatgtggttctaaattaaaaatatgtataatataataaaatattctttgaatcttgtgattataaacttgacatgtaagatatttgaattgtcaacttattaaatataaaaagaggtgaACATgatcaaaataagacaaattttaacaacaattgagaaattaaggaaaaaaataagaagaaaggaaaaaaaaattagagactcactaaggagaatcgcagtatcatttgcaaaatatacaaattataaagactaactaaagtgAGTAACTAAATTAATCACGTTGgccccgtgcatcgcacgggcataaTTTGCTAGTATTAACTTATATAAGGAGAATCATAGAACGCGGGCTGGAAGATTAAATAATTTCCTAAATATACCAATTAGACTGATCCCTGCCTCTGTACCTAACTTGTTATATATTGCTATACTTGCTATATCAGGATGAGCTAGAAACTCAATTGACAAACttaagaagactttttttggtGTACCACAATACAACGAAGAAAAATTACCTTACCAATTGGAACACGAATAAAAAGCTACTTCATTTATCTTCTTTATCTCAGTAATTGTTGGTTGATTGTAATCATATTAACCACACTGCCTCTCAGATATCTAAAACAAACACgtccatcaacaataagtattttttctgatttattcttttggagATATTCGTTCGAGCTAATCATATGGCAATGTGATATAGGATAATAGGAATGTTTGATAACAAGTttgtttattatatttatgATTATAACAAAGTACAATCTTCATAATCGTGTTATATATgtctcatttatatatataatttaaagacGATAATGGAGCTTTTGAATTCGGGCGATGAATTTGAGGATTATGAATTTATGATTATATGGATTATGAATTTATGATTATACCAATGAGACAATAATGCCTCAAAAGTCATGATTCTAAATGTCTCTGGTCATTATCGTTTATCGAGAATCGAAAAATAATTGACAAATTTTAAGCATGCTCAGTGGAGAGGGTGGTGATCCTATTACCATTGTGTATGTGACGATAATGCAAGAATGTAAGTGCTTATTAGACAATGAGTTCACCGGATTAAGACGTATGAGGAGACCTTGATGGATGGTCTACTAGTCTATAAAAATGGAAGTACTCATTTGGAGgtgaatttttaaatttgagatCGTCATATCATCTTATATGAACCAACCTATATGTTGATTCACCTAAGGTACGTCATGTGTATATGAATGTCCATGGGGTGTCTTACAATTAGGAAAGTGTAAAATTGAAGGTAATCAGTGGATAAAGATGGGATTAGTCGCTTTTAATATGTAGGGTATACATCTTATGTCACCTCGTGGGATTATGGCTTGAAATCTCTGGCCATAGTTGGATAAGATTTAGAAAAGAGCTTTAAGGTTTTGTTATTAACCAATACATCCATAGATCGAACGTACATAGATGATAACTCGACATTGATAATATCCATTATCGCAACTCATCTGGGGTATACGATATGAGAGAATGAATTGCACGCTATCTTACCGATGAAGGGATATATCTTGGTATCTTATCGATGTCCTAGGTCAATATGTGTCTTTACATGCTGCTATTCGTCGAACTGTTGCCATGGCACTCAATGCAGGTATTTTCTACCGAATAGCCAAAACAAAAGTAACTGATAGTAGTGCACCCATTCACTTGAAATTCTGAATACCCCTATGATTTTGAAGTCTAAGGATACTTGTCTTTGTAGAATACACTTGTCTTTGGTAGAAGTTACTTATCTTGAAGTGTATGAACACATTTTCACATAAGACACTTGTTCTCGAAGACTAGGTACTTGTGTTTGTGGAAGATGTTTGTTTTGAAGTTTAAGAACACCTATTTTTATAAAAGACACATTTTCTTTGATATTTGGCAATTGTCTCGTTGCATGTGATGCATTGAGCTCTATGTGAGAAAGCTTTAGTGGAAGATACTATAGACAAGATTGGTTTCTTGATCTTAAGACTTAAGCTTGagcttctctctttcttttataaGTTACAAGATAATCTTTCTACTTATAATCTCCAATTATCTTTCGTATTGACACAAGAGATACGCAGATGATCATGGTTAACTAGCTTTGAGGAGGACACCTATGCTCCTTGAAGATAGGGGAAACTTCTATATCAAGTTTGAAGGAGCAAAGGAGTTGTCTGATTAAAAAATTCAGGATTCGGATTTGTGAGTTCGAAAATGTTTTAatgttgtcatttttttctttgatttttttgtttttgttttggtaAATCGTAACCCTGAGTTTGAACtcatttgaagttaaattgatGTGGTTTGGTTCGAAAAGGCCATGGATTGAAGTTCGCTTAAACTTGAGTTCGAAAATTGTGTTCTGAAATTGAAATTTATTTTGAGTGAGTATTGTGGAATAGATAGAGTATATCTTATGGAATTTGAATCTCAATTTTGGAAAGATTTGTTGGAGATTTAAGGTGATCTACGTTGAAATTTTAGCTATGGAGATGAAGTTTCTGCCATATATAACTATTTGAAACGAAATGAATTGTAAACATATTAAATGTACTAAAAAATTTACTATTCGCGTTGTCAAATAAGAGAGTATCTTCCGTGTATCCGTCATGTATcccatatgtatatgcatatattcaTGTATACCTTTGCgttatatacatgaatatacaaTGTGATATATGTGAGATACATGTGTTAGCGTCAAGTTTTAATGATAACAATTTTATGTGTGTAGATATAGTAATTAAAGTAAGCAAGGAAGCAAAGGATATCAAACAAGTTGACTACATGTATGAAAGAGCCCACAAGACCAGTAAGGAGCCCAACAGTCGCATAAACAAGATGGGCTTACACGAGTCCAATTCAATGAAGTTTACAGCCCTACAAATGGCCACTGATATATGGTAAATATCTCAGTGGCTACGCAAGAAATATTTACAACTGGAAGCAGTACCAAACAAGTTCAAGGAAGGAAAGAAGATTGGATTATCTGCGCATTAAAGGAGAAATATTCAATCAAGTGTAACAATCCTCTTGATTGACAAGGCAGCCTCATTACACTAGGAAAGACGCATCAAGAAGCAACAGCTCTAACCTTATTCTTGAAAGTAGGATCACTAATTCTTTTTTCCAAGGATCATATCCCTTGGGTTGATATCTCTGCGTGAAGAGCCTAAACAACTACAAAAAGGCCACTTCACAAAACTAGAAGAATATACTTTAGTCTCATTCTCTCAGGTGCTCTGCTTTACTTTTCATAAACATTATATGTCTGAGTGATCTGTAGTGCAAGGAAAAAGAAACGAGAGATATAGTATAGTTTATGAGGCACTGTATCAAAAGATTAAGAGTGttttgagtgtagacgtaggagctccattcaaaTCACCATTGTACTAAACCTTTAACAAAAAAGCTGCAGAGAacacccttgcaacccaagaggactggactaggattcacattgaatctgaaccagtataaaatATTTGGCGTCATTTATCTTCTGTAATTTACTTTAGCATTCTCTGAGTAAACAGTCGACTACTGATTCCACCTAGTCGACTAACAgattgaaaaaaattacaattcaccccccctCTTGCACTTTCAACATGTATCgtaaaaatatttccaacaaatttaaaatCAGTCCAAATCACCTTCTATCTTCCTCAGATTTTGTATATAGCCTCACCCATGTATTTCCAACAAATTCCAATCACACCCatttgtaaaaaaattatttgagacTTATTTGGTCTCACCGGACTTTTGAATGTTGTAATATCGTAGGCAGTTTTTTGTTggccaaaaataaaaatgatatcTTATAACTAAATGACCGCAATATTTTGGTAGGTTTCTGTAAATGTCCACACATTTGTTTCTGAAACTTATTGCAAAAACTAATACTATTTAACTTCAGTTTTTGTAAAAAGTTTCGAAACAAAGGTCCCTTAGCATTTGAAAATGAAGTTAAAACAAATATAAAGATACTACTTTTAAATTTGTGAGTGAAATACAAAATTTATTGACCACTTTTTAAAGATTCATATTCTCTATTtcattttgaaattgaaaacaataataaatatttCCTCTGTCTCATTATATGTGGCGCGCAATGTCGATGTCACATTTCTgtaattagaaataatttaattttaaaattttcattttacccttaatgaaattatttatagACAGACAAATGTCTACGTTagttttagatcacaagttcCAAAAgtcctcttttattttttaaaatttatgttaAGTTAAacagtgtcacataaattagaacgGCGGGaatattaattttcaaataatatttcattacTTCTGTGCAAATAATTACACCTACATATCCAAAAGCGCTCAAAAAGTACATAGAGAAATAGAGAATCCGCGTCATCCTTCCTTCTACACCGTTGATTGTCTATATCATCCAACGGCTCAAACTCACAATCCGCGTCACCCAAAACTAACCAATCAAAATCTACCCCCAAATCCTTATATAACAAATCGCTATAACCCCTTGTTCATCCACACAAATCAAACTCAATATCCCCCAATTTCCTACAAAGTTCACTAATCCCCTCTCAGATACGCCCAAAAAATGGCACCAAAGGCAGAGAAAAAACCCGCAGAAAAGAAGCCAGTAGCCGAAAAAGCCGAAAAAACACCAAAGGCCGGCAAGAAACTCCCAAAAGACGCAGCCAGTggtgacaaaaagaaaaagcgTGCAAAGAAATCAGTTGAAACGTACAAGATCTACATCTTCAAGGTGTTGAAACAAGTTCATCCAGATATAGGGATTTCAAGCAAAGCTATGGGGATTATGAACAGTTTTATTAATGATATATTTGAAAAACTTGCTCAGGAATCTTCTAGACTTGCTAGGTACAACAAGAAACCTACTATTACTTCTAGGGAGATTCAGACTGCTGTTAGACTTGTACTTCCTGGTGAATTGGCTAAACATGCTGTCTCTGAGGGTACTAAGGCTGTAACAAAATTTACTAGCTCTTGAATTGATTAGGGTTTCGTAATTTGTTAGTTTTCGGCATATAGTTTTATAATTCTGCATTTTGTAACAAGGATCCTCTGTGTTGATTGTGAAATTTGAAAGTAAGGGAGACAACATTGACCATTCTAAGTTTCTTGGTTCTgtttttattttagaaattgCAAATTCGAAAgatctaatttaattttatattaaagtAGTCTGGAGAAAATTAACTTTATGGTTGCACGTGTTTCAGTTGACGAGTCAGGATAGATGGTATCTAATTGATTTGAGTAAAATGAATGGTATCTAATTGATTTGAGTAAGTAAATGCTGATAGTTATGTTTTCTCATTAAAATTCAATTGCAAATTGTTAGTGTAGGTTTGGAGTACTATTTTCAGGCCATTTCTAGATTAACCGAGTAATAAAACTCTAAAACGAGTTACTCACTTTTAACGGAAATTATCTCGCTTTTACTAGCACGTGAATGGTTCCAAATGCAATTCAAAGAACGAAGCAATTACATGACAAATGTGGATGCTATAAGAGAAAGAGTCAGTCCAAGCTTAAACAATGTATTTAATGAGATAGAATAATTATGTAATGAGAGTTCTGAGTGATTCCAAGTAAGAGTGTTAGTTAAGTTTTGCTTGAATTAAAAGTGACTTTGATCTCCTTTTATAGCTGCCAAAAGTGTGTCTTCGACGGAGCGTCATACCAACTATATGGGCTGGATTTGATATTATTTGGTGCGAATTGCcattcttttggggtggtctttaacttttgtccctcaaattagtagtatttaatttttgtccttcgcctaaaactCATATGTTCCGGGTTTGAATTCTCACTcaatcaaaaaattttaaaaaattcacaaggcagagtttgaataTCGCTCTACCCCCTCCgacagactttgccttgaggcatatatttttttttttttacttttcaaggtagacttttagttatatcttaaggaaaagtttcgcCTTATAGGGCGTATTTTTAGTTAtaccttaactaaaagtgtgccccataagacattttaaaagtatgcccataagaCGGAATTTTTCCTTatggcataactaaaagtttgtcttataaggcaagtctatgccttaaggaaaagttctgtcTTATGAGGTATACTTTTGCTTATGCTTAAGGAAAattctgccccataaggcataactaaaccatgctttaagaaaaagttctatcttatggggcagacttttagttatgccaaatccggcataactttagttttttcataaggagtgtatgccggatccgacataactttagttttttcaTAAGgggtgtatgccggatccggcataactttagtttttcataaggagtgtatgccggatcaaGCATACACGGCCCCCAGCCGTGCCTTGcgatttctttattttattttatgcctgaggccctgagcgggggttcgaacccagaacctcatgtATTCGCCATCTTTCTAAGCGAAgagcaaaacttaaagaccacaaatatgaggggcaaaatttaaagaccaccccaaaagaaggacaatccgcgcaaaaaaaaagttatttggtAGGCCTGATCGAAATCAAATTTTGACAACTACAATGATTTATTCGATAGAGTATataacttctaatattttatttgCATTGCTGTGTTAGGAATTTCAAAACATGAATTACATATTTCAGTTTTtgtttataattttaaattccTTGAAATTTACCAACGATAGTATAAAGAagattaagagcccgtttggattggcttataagttgctgtcAAAAACATGAATTACATATTTCAGTTTTtgtttataattttaaattccTTGAAATTTACCAACGATAGTATAAAGAagattaagagcccgtttggattggcttataagttcttgaaaatttgacttataagtcgttttcacttttttgagtgtttgggtcGACcaacttaaagtcattttgtgcttaaaataagccaaaaaaaataattgggcccgtttggcttacCTTATCTAAAGCAACATTATgtttgaaaacaacttataaagccaaaaaaataagttaggctaccaaccttttttttttaaagcttataagttgtttttttttaagcccatccaaacaggctctaaataatttggagaaaatttagGATCATAAAGAGCTAGTGTATGGGGGTGGGCCGTTTGAGTTTGAAGGAAGAATAAAAAAGACATtaccccattttttttagttttgaatAAGCGTGTGTTCGCACATGCTATctttaacttattttctttactAGCTAATTAGtgaaaataatatgaaaaaataaatttaagagGGTCATAGGACCTTTAAGAGGGATAGGACCCTCGCATAATTGAAGTATGTAATTAAGGGACCGTTTGGTACGAaggataaacataaatagtcctGGAATAAGAATTTAGCAATCTTTATCCCTTGTTTGGTTAGTAATCATGAGACAAGTTATCCCAGGAGTAAAAATAGTGCTGGGATAACTTATACCTGCCACAGGATGGAATAAGTTATCTCGGGATAAGGAAGAAACCCTCTTCTTTTTAGAAATTATCCAATGTATAATACTTTTAGTCCAGCATACCAaacaatcaataaaaaataactccAAAATAACTAATCCCAGTATAACTTATCCCAACATAATTAATCTCAGCATAATTTACCCCAacataatttatttttgaaccaaacgacccctaccAGTTTTGTGATAGTTCAGGTATGTTACTATGCCTTATCCTTTAACATTCTACAACCAAAAAGGCCCAAAAGGTGAAGAGAAAAAGAGTACCAGGAAGGAGATCTAAACTCAATCCACTTCATCCTTCCTTCTACGCCGTTGATTAACTATATCATCGAACGGCTCACATTCACAATCCGCGTCATCCTAAATTAACCAATCAACTCTAGATCTAACCTCCTATATAATAAATCGCTATATCCCTTTCTCTTCACAATTCCACTCAAAAGCCCCCAATTTCCTACAAACTTGTCAAATTCCAAAAATGGCACCAAAGGCAGCAGATAAGAAACCCGCAGAGAAAAAACCAGCTGCCGAAAAAGCCCCTGTTGCCGAAAAAACATCAAAAGCCGGCAAGAAACTCCCAAAAGACGCAGCCAGTggtgacaaaaagaaaaagcgTGCAAAGAAATCAG contains:
- the LOC132059120 gene encoding histone H2B.2-like; translation: MAPKAEKKPAEKKPVAEKAEKTPKAGKKLPKDAASGDKKKKRAKKSVETYKIYIFKVLKQVHPDIGISSKAMGIMNSFINDIFEKLAQESSRLARYNKKPTITSREIQTAVRLVLPGELAKHAVSEGTKAVTKFTTDKKPAEKKPAAEKAPVAEKTSKAGKKLPKDAASGDKKKKRAKKSVETYKIYIFKVLKQVHPDIGISSKAMGIMNSFINDIFEKLAQESSRLARYNKKPTITSREIQTAVRLVLPGELAKHAVSEGTKAVTKFTSS